AGCATCCGGACGTGTTCCTGTCGAAAATCCGCAAGGAAGGGCGCTTCTTCTCCGGTGTCGGGGATGGATCGGTCTACTGGCCGGACTTCTATCATTTCGACACGGCGCCGGATGTCAGCGACTATCAGGCGCTGTTTGCCGGTCATGAGGGGCAGGCCCGGATCGGTGACGTCTCACCGGATTATTACGCCTACGCGCCCATCGCCGCCCGACGGGTAATGACCTTTTGCGGACCCGATACCCGGATCATTGCCATCCTGAGGAACCCGGTCGACCGCACCTGGTCGCACTACCTCCAGAATGTCCGCCGCGATGCCGAATTCTACTCGTTCGAAAAGGCACTCGCCGACGAGCCGCGGCGCATCGCGGCCAATTGGGGCTTTCAGTGGCTCTATGCCGATACCGGTCGTTATGCCGCTCGCCTGCGCCAGTACCGCGACCGTTTTGCCAATATGCTGGTCCTGCTTCAGGACGAGCTCGATCAAGACGGCCCCGGCACCGTGCGGCGGATTTTCGAGTTTCTCGAGATCGACGCCGATGCACCGGTCACCGTCGAGCAACGCTTCAATACCGGCGGCATTCCGCGCTCGAAAATGCCCATCCTCGAGGGTGCTCATGACCACCGGGACGCGGACAGTTTCGAACAGCTCCATGCCGAACTTGTCGCCCCGGTATCTGGCGTGTCCGGCGCCACCAGCGCCGACGGCGTCTATCCACCGATCCAGGAGGACGCCGTGTCGATTCCCCCCATGCAGAGCGAAACGCGCGCCCTGCTGCAGGCCCGCTTCGAGCCTGAAATCGCCGCTCTTGAAGACCTGCTCGGCCGGTCGCTCGACCAGTGGCGAGCCTCATGAGCCTTGCATCCCTGACAACCGGCATCCTGGTCACCGGCGTCGGAGCGCCGCCCGGTCTGGGGACGTTGCGCTCCCTGCGCCTGGCTGACGCCGACCTCAATCTGGTCGCCGCCGACATCAACCCGCTGGCCGGCGGCATGTTCGAACCGGGTACGCCGAGCGTGGTCCTGCCCTCGGCCTCCGACCCCGAGGCCTATCGGGCTGCCGTCAGAGAGATCTGCACCGACCGCAAGCTCGACATCATCATCCCCGGGTCCGAAGCGGAAATCGCCGCCCTGGCACCGGTCGCCCGTGAATGGACAAAGGCCGGTCTGCGCGTCCCGGTCGCCGAGCCGGATGTGGTCGCCTTCGGGATCGACAAGGGCCTGTTGCTCGAGCGTGTCAAACACGTCGGCCTGCCGCATCCGCAGACCCTTCAACCCAGCTGCGTTGACGACCTGGCCGATTGGTCTGGCGGCTTTCCCTGTGTCGTCAAACCCCGCACATCGCGCGGTGCCCGAGGTGTTGGCTATCCGGGCAATGCCGACGCACTGACGTCAATGTGGCGGGAGACGG
The window above is part of the Maricaulis maris MCS10 genome. Proteins encoded here:
- a CDS encoding sulfotransferase family protein, with translation MRRDTRPNGEAFEAPAQVWPNFLVIGAPKSGTTSLYHYLNQHPDVFLSKIRKEGRFFSGVGDGSVYWPDFYHFDTAPDVSDYQALFAGHEGQARIGDVSPDYYAYAPIAARRVMTFCGPDTRIIAILRNPVDRTWSHYLQNVRRDAEFYSFEKALADEPRRIAANWGFQWLYADTGRYAARLRQYRDRFANMLVLLQDELDQDGPGTVRRIFEFLEIDADAPVTVEQRFNTGGIPRSKMPILEGAHDHRDADSFEQLHAELVAPVSGVSGATSADGVYPPIQEDAVSIPPMQSETRALLQARFEPEIAALEDLLGRSLDQWRAS
- a CDS encoding ATP-grasp domain-containing protein, producing the protein MSLASLTTGILVTGVGAPPGLGTLRSLRLADADLNLVAADINPLAGGMFEPGTPSVVLPSASDPEAYRAAVREICTDRKLDIIIPGSEAEIAALAPVAREWTKAGLRVPVAEPDVVAFGIDKGLLLERVKHVGLPHPQTLQPSCVDDLADWSGGFPCVVKPRTSRGARGVGYPGNADALTSMWRETAAAHGPCVVQQLIPGGAETVYTIGSLWNRGDLIVSTLHRKLQTNPPTGGVAIAGETVDDPELMAAGLAVLEASGPWHGLAAVEVKRPTPDAPAYLLEINPRMWGFGYLMTLAGLNIPALLVRMLAGREHLTGHIPSTFPPYTPTRMVRSWQDLEIPPSTETSR